One region of Sphingomonas abietis genomic DNA includes:
- a CDS encoding NRAMP family divalent metal transporter: protein MKVGARVRSIALFEQLGPGLVTGAADDDPSGIATYSQAGAQFGFHLLWTMVLTYPLMTAIQLVSAHIGRVTGCGLAKNMGEILPRWFVTGLVALLFVANTINIGADIAAMGDAAELVVGTGGHIFTILFAVVSLLLQMFIPYRRYSNLLKWVTLSLLAYVALLFMVKLNWAAAAKGLVWPVIDGKDALVTVVAIFGTTISPYLFFWQSAQEVKEVDQNDAAEPLVDAPWQARREFRRMRLDTFAGMAVSNLVALAIMIGTAATLNASGHSGIQTAADAAKALQPVAGKFAFLLFALGIIGTGLLAVPVLAGSAAYAIGETRGWKCGLEHKPWEAVGFYVVIGLATLLGIAIDWSPLDPIKALFYSAVINGFVAVPIMAAMMLVVSRGSAMGKFTAKPRLLFFGWAATIIMAAAAVAMIVAQ, encoded by the coding sequence GTCAGATCGATCGCCCTGTTCGAACAGCTGGGGCCTGGTTTAGTCACCGGCGCCGCCGACGACGATCCGAGCGGAATTGCCACCTACTCTCAGGCCGGCGCCCAGTTCGGTTTTCACCTGCTCTGGACGATGGTGCTGACCTATCCGCTGATGACCGCGATCCAGCTGGTCAGCGCACATATCGGACGGGTCACCGGGTGCGGCCTCGCCAAGAATATGGGCGAGATCCTGCCGCGCTGGTTCGTGACCGGGCTTGTCGCATTGTTGTTCGTCGCCAATACGATCAACATCGGTGCGGACATCGCGGCGATGGGCGATGCGGCCGAGCTCGTCGTGGGCACGGGCGGACATATCTTCACGATCCTGTTCGCCGTCGTATCGCTCCTTCTCCAGATGTTCATTCCGTATCGCCGCTATTCCAACCTGCTCAAATGGGTGACGCTCAGCCTGCTGGCCTATGTCGCCCTCCTGTTCATGGTGAAGCTGAACTGGGCTGCGGCGGCCAAGGGGCTGGTCTGGCCCGTAATTGATGGAAAGGATGCGCTGGTCACCGTCGTTGCCATCTTCGGCACCACCATCAGCCCTTATCTCTTCTTCTGGCAAAGCGCGCAGGAAGTTAAGGAAGTAGATCAGAATGATGCGGCCGAGCCCCTCGTTGACGCGCCCTGGCAAGCGCGCCGCGAGTTCCGGCGCATGCGGCTTGACACCTTCGCCGGCATGGCGGTCTCCAACCTCGTCGCGCTCGCGATCATGATCGGCACGGCAGCGACGCTAAATGCGTCCGGCCATAGCGGCATCCAGACTGCCGCTGATGCGGCCAAAGCCTTGCAGCCGGTCGCCGGCAAGTTCGCCTTCCTGCTGTTCGCGCTGGGCATCATCGGCACCGGTCTCCTCGCGGTACCCGTGCTGGCAGGCTCCGCCGCCTATGCGATCGGTGAGACCCGTGGTTGGAAATGCGGGCTCGAACACAAGCCCTGGGAAGCGGTCGGCTTCTATGTCGTCATCGGGCTTGCGACCCTGCTCGGCATAGCGATCGACTGGTCGCCGCTCGATCCGATCAAGGCGCTGTTCTACAGCGCGGTGATCAACGGTTTCGTCGCCGTGCCGATCATGGCGGCGATGATGCTGGTGGTCAGCCGTGGCTCGGCGATGGGCAAGTTCACCGCGAAGCCTCGTTTGCTGTTCTTCGGCTGGGCGGCAACGATCATCATGGCAGCAGCCGCGGTGGCGATGATCGTCGCACAGTGA
- a CDS encoding DUF2252 family protein: MTAKIDRASVLDGARTLKMARSAHAYVRGNTVKFYEWLSSSPAAAKLPEGPPIWICGDCHLGNLGPLSDGHGRVEMQIRDLDQTVIGNPALDIIRLGLSLASAARGSDLPGVTTALMVESMVDGYEQALGHPDDGIEDAGPEPDAVRTVRRHALGRRWRHLARERIRDIEPAIPLGKKFWAIEDDERAALRNVFADPRLASTVLSLEEGEQDVTTRLVDAAYWMKGCSSLGLLRYAALIAIKGASKREKYALIDLKEAVAPVAPVADPASMPSDPALRVVTGARALSPNLGDRMAATTMFDRSLFVRELMPQDLKLEVEQFSRSEAVRAARYLAWVVGHAHARQMDAVTRSRWRGALLEHRGADIAAPSWLWKSVVDLSGTHEAAYLEHCRAYALAGNAEQTAG; this comes from the coding sequence ATGACGGCGAAGATCGACAGGGCGAGTGTCCTTGATGGGGCCAGGACGCTCAAGATGGCGCGGTCCGCCCATGCCTATGTTCGGGGCAATACCGTCAAATTCTACGAGTGGCTCTCCTCCTCGCCGGCTGCGGCAAAGCTTCCGGAGGGACCACCCATCTGGATTTGCGGGGACTGTCATTTGGGAAACCTCGGGCCTCTCTCCGACGGTCACGGGCGCGTGGAAATGCAGATCCGTGATCTCGACCAGACGGTCATCGGCAATCCTGCCCTGGACATCATCCGGCTCGGACTTTCATTGGCCAGTGCCGCGCGTGGCTCCGACCTGCCGGGCGTGACGACGGCGTTGATGGTGGAGTCGATGGTCGATGGCTACGAACAGGCGCTCGGCCATCCCGATGATGGGATCGAAGATGCGGGTCCGGAGCCCGATGCGGTCCGCACCGTTCGCCGCCATGCTCTGGGACGGCGCTGGCGACACCTCGCGCGCGAACGCATCCGCGACATCGAGCCCGCCATCCCGCTCGGCAAGAAATTCTGGGCGATCGAAGACGACGAGCGCGCCGCGTTGCGCAACGTGTTCGCCGATCCACGGCTCGCGAGCACTGTATTGTCGCTCGAGGAAGGCGAGCAGGACGTCACGACGCGATTGGTGGACGCAGCCTATTGGATGAAGGGCTGCAGTTCGCTTGGCCTCCTCCGCTACGCCGCGCTCATTGCGATCAAAGGCGCATCGAAGCGAGAAAAATACGCGCTGATCGATCTTAAAGAAGCCGTTGCTCCTGTAGCGCCCGTGGCGGACCCGGCATCCATGCCTTCGGATCCAGCTTTGCGCGTCGTGACAGGCGCACGGGCGCTCTCGCCGAACCTGGGCGATCGCATGGCAGCGACGACGATGTTCGATCGATCGCTCTTCGTGCGCGAACTCATGCCGCAGGACCTGAAGCTCGAGGTCGAACAGTTCAGCCGTAGCGAGGCGGTTCGCGCTGCTCGCTACCTCGCCTGGGTTGTGGGGCACGCACATGCCCGCCAGATGGACGCGGTAACCCGCTCGAGATGGCGTGGTGCGTTGCTCGAGCATCGCGGCGCCGACATCGCCGCACCGTCCTGGCTCTGGAAGAGCGTGGTCGATCTGTCCGGCACGCACGAAGCCGCATATCTCGAGCATTGCCGGGCATATGCCCTCGCTGGAAACGCCGAACAGACCGCTGGTTAG
- a CDS encoding PRC-barrel domain containing protein, which produces MEEIAGWIAPAATMIAAVMTAANLGTRVTGWGFVVFTIGAIGWCVEAILTHQPNLLWSNAFLGVVDVVGVYRWLGQRAKLEDGARAAVEKSGSNHNPLFPVMSLEGRPVEGSDGQTFAHIVGAMAECASGRIAYLVVRRGTSTGLGAALRAISWEDMQAGETFRTRLSPNEIDQLPTVDPRDWPEREPRAVAGSGG; this is translated from the coding sequence GTGGAAGAGATCGCTGGCTGGATAGCGCCCGCCGCCACGATGATCGCCGCGGTCATGACCGCGGCCAACCTTGGCACGCGGGTGACGGGGTGGGGCTTCGTCGTCTTCACGATCGGCGCGATCGGCTGGTGCGTCGAGGCTATTCTGACGCACCAACCGAATTTGCTGTGGTCGAACGCCTTCCTGGGCGTTGTCGACGTGGTCGGGGTCTACCGTTGGCTCGGCCAGCGTGCGAAACTGGAGGACGGTGCGCGGGCGGCTGTCGAGAAGAGCGGAAGCAATCACAATCCCCTGTTTCCGGTGATGTCTCTCGAGGGTCGGCCGGTCGAAGGCAGCGATGGTCAGACATTCGCACACATCGTCGGTGCGATGGCCGAGTGCGCAAGCGGCAGGATCGCCTACCTCGTCGTGCGACGCGGCACATCCACAGGCCTAGGCGCGGCGCTTCGTGCCATCTCGTGGGAGGACATGCAGGCCGGAGAAACATTCCGGACGCGGCTATCGCCGAACGAGATCGACCAGCTTCCGACCGTCGACCCAAGGGATTGGCCGGAGCGCGAGCCTCGGGCTGTCGCGGGGTCGGGGGGATGA
- a CDS encoding NAD(P)/FAD-dependent oxidoreductase has protein sequence MTQDASNEAIDAVSNWYDCVIVGGGPAGLTAAIYLARFHLAVRVLDAGQSRTRLIPKTRNHAGYPGGIAGIELLNRMAAQAEESGAILTNGRVHDLVKHEDGFLIRCEDMNLHARSVLLATGVTNRRPEMTVDLHDEALGRGLIRYCPICDGFEVTDTRVAVIGTGSHGLREAIFLRSFTADVTLIAPDGPHALEDSDRRSAAEADVVLIDGPADDFSIDDARLSLATGAGRLSFDSIYPALGSIIRSELARPTGAEMSDEGCLLVDAHQRTTCAGLYAAGDVVLGLDQISHAMGEGGVAATTIRNDLAKLRPLLR, from the coding sequence ATGACGCAGGATGCCAGTAACGAGGCAATAGACGCGGTATCCAATTGGTACGATTGCGTGATCGTCGGAGGCGGCCCCGCCGGGCTGACCGCGGCGATCTATCTTGCTCGTTTCCATCTCGCCGTCCGCGTCCTTGATGCGGGCCAGAGTCGGACCCGGCTGATTCCTAAAACCCGCAACCATGCCGGATATCCCGGCGGTATCGCGGGTATTGAACTTCTGAACCGGATGGCGGCCCAGGCCGAGGAGTCCGGGGCAATCCTCACCAACGGACGTGTGCACGATCTGGTGAAGCACGAGGACGGTTTCCTCATACGATGTGAGGACATGAATTTGCATGCCCGCTCCGTTCTGCTGGCCACGGGCGTCACTAACCGCCGCCCGGAGATGACGGTGGACCTGCATGACGAGGCGCTGGGCCGCGGCTTGATACGCTATTGCCCGATCTGCGATGGCTTCGAAGTCACCGACACCAGAGTCGCCGTGATCGGAACAGGAAGTCACGGCCTTCGCGAAGCGATCTTCCTTCGTAGCTTCACCGCCGACGTCACGTTGATCGCCCCGGACGGTCCACATGCTCTCGAAGATTCCGACAGACGAAGCGCGGCAGAAGCCGATGTGGTCCTGATCGATGGGCCGGCGGACGACTTCAGCATCGACGACGCCAGGTTGAGCCTCGCGACTGGTGCCGGTCGTCTCTCCTTCGACAGCATCTATCCGGCGCTCGGATCGATCATCCGGTCTGAGCTGGCTAGACCCACCGGCGCGGAGATGTCGGACGAGGGATGTTTGCTGGTCGATGCCCACCAGCGCACGACCTGCGCTGGTCTCTATGCGGCTGGCGATGTCGTGCTAGGTCTGGACCAGATCAGCCATGCGATGGGCGAAGGTGGTGTGGCCGCAACCACGATCCGGAACGATCTGGCGAAGCTCAGACCATTATTGAGATAA
- a CDS encoding ATP-binding protein, with protein sequence MGYLPFEPNAAHLFFQLVSRRYERGAMLITSNRSVGEWGTVFGDPVVATAILDRLLHHSHVITIRGDSYRLREKRRSGLLQKAAATLEPVTV encoded by the coding sequence TTGGGCTATTTGCCGTTCGAGCCCAATGCCGCCCATCTGTTCTTCCAGCTGGTATCGCGCCGATACGAGCGGGGAGCCATGCTGATCACGTCCAATCGCAGCGTGGGGGAATGGGGAACGGTTTTTGGAGACCCGGTTGTCGCGACGGCGATCCTGGACCGTTTGCTTCACCACAGCCACGTCATCACCATCCGGGGTGATAGCTACCGACTACGCGAAAAGCGTCGCAGCGGCCTTTTGCAAAAGGCCGCTGCGACGCTTGAACCGGTTACAGTTTGA
- a CDS encoding ATP-binding protein, which translates to MAVDHETMLGWLTRLKLTAIRDQLDSLLDEAARQDLTLREALAFLCEREIARKDERRIEMAMKIAHFPHARELASFDFDAQPSVDPLQIRELATARWVAHGEAVLLLGPPGVGKSHLAIALGREVIRQNYTVLFTTAQALVAALVKAHGEGRLEERLAFLAKAKAAHRR; encoded by the coding sequence ATGGCTGTCGACCACGAGACGATGCTGGGCTGGCTGACGCGGCTCAAGCTCACCGCCATCCGCGACCAGTTGGACTCGCTGCTCGACGAGGCAGCACGTCAGGACCTGACGCTGCGCGAGGCGTTGGCGTTTTTGTGCGAGCGGGAAATCGCGCGCAAGGACGAACGGCGGATCGAAATGGCAATGAAGATCGCGCATTTCCCGCACGCCCGTGAGCTGGCAAGCTTCGACTTCGATGCTCAGCCCAGTGTCGATCCTCTTCAAATTCGCGAGTTGGCGACAGCTCGCTGGGTTGCCCATGGCGAGGCGGTGTTGCTGCTGGGACCGCCCGGCGTCGGCAAGTCGCATCTCGCGATCGCGCTCGGGCGAGAGGTCATCCGTCAAAACTACACGGTCCTTTTCACAACCGCCCAGGCCCTGGTCGCAGCGCTGGTGAAGGCCCATGGCGAGGGGCGTCTTGAGGAGCGGCTCGCCTTTCTGGCGAAAGCCAAAGCTGCTCATCGTCGATGA
- a CDS encoding carbohydrate porin, protein MRDTADFWDNAAGGRRTGTAVLNKLQLGGSFAGDRLGLTGWTLHLQIFRTDGNSLSDKVGDIQTVDSIDARPVTRLFESWIEKKFGDEDRSLAFRFGLMDLNSDYDSIQTSSLFVNSSQGIAADLARSGRNGPSIYPISSLGFRISWLPSKAWTFRLAAFDGVPGDPNDPNAFVSVKLGRTDGALLIGQADYHLSDKAKIEAGVWRYSTLVPAIGAQASDRGADQGAYLSIEGPIPKLDKWSAWARVGVANGAAQQVSRYLGAGLVGQGVVAGRPEDRIGLAIARAENGNPARHTFDLRGAETSCELSYQVKVHDTVALQPDLQYVVHPSAEAQVRNALVIGLRVVLTAGYPKKAPANEATDPTVPPEGAQPTDDNGPDSGGSSGKPKTGSSS, encoded by the coding sequence GTGCGTGATACCGCAGACTTCTGGGACAATGCCGCGGGAGGCAGGAGAACCGGTACTGCAGTCCTCAACAAGCTCCAGCTCGGTGGCTCGTTCGCGGGGGACCGGCTCGGTCTGACCGGCTGGACCCTTCACCTGCAGATATTCCGCACCGACGGCAACAGCCTGAGTGATAAGGTCGGAGACATCCAGACCGTCGACAGCATCGACGCGCGTCCCGTGACGCGTCTGTTCGAGAGCTGGATCGAGAAGAAGTTCGGCGACGAGGACCGCTCGCTCGCCTTTCGCTTCGGCTTGATGGACCTGAACTCCGACTATGACTCGATCCAGACATCGAGCCTGTTCGTCAACTCCTCGCAGGGGATCGCTGCCGATCTCGCGCGGAGTGGTCGCAACGGCCCGTCGATCTATCCCATCAGCTCGCTGGGGTTTCGGATCAGCTGGTTGCCGTCCAAGGCCTGGACGTTCCGGCTCGCCGCTTTTGACGGCGTGCCGGGTGATCCGAACGACCCCAACGCGTTCGTGTCCGTGAAGCTAGGCCGGACTGATGGCGCGCTGCTGATCGGACAGGCCGACTATCACCTTTCCGACAAGGCCAAGATCGAGGCCGGTGTCTGGCGCTACAGTACGCTGGTGCCTGCTATCGGAGCACAAGCGTCTGACAGGGGTGCAGACCAGGGCGCTTACCTCTCGATCGAGGGACCAATCCCGAAGCTCGACAAATGGAGCGCCTGGGCGCGCGTCGGCGTGGCGAACGGGGCGGCGCAGCAAGTGAGCCGCTATCTTGGTGCAGGTCTCGTCGGGCAAGGCGTGGTCGCGGGACGCCCCGAGGATCGTATCGGACTCGCGATCGCGCGCGCTGAGAACGGCAACCCGGCGAGGCACACCTTCGACTTGCGAGGCGCAGAGACGAGCTGCGAACTGTCCTATCAGGTGAAGGTGCACGACACGGTCGCGCTGCAGCCAGACCTCCAATATGTTGTTCATCCTTCGGCCGAAGCGCAGGTCCGCAACGCCCTCGTGATCGGTCTACGCGTGGTGCTGACCGCCGGCTATCCGAAGAAGGCGCCCGCCAACGAAGCGACCGACCCGACCGTACCGCCGGAGGGAGCGCAGCCGACCGATGACAACGGGCCAGACAGCGGCGGCTCTTCCGGCAAGCCGAAGACCGGTTCCTCTTCTTGA